One stretch of Oryzias latipes chromosome 7, ASM223467v1 DNA includes these proteins:
- the LOC101162446 gene encoding beta-1,4-galactosyltransferase 5: protein MMPTHLRIRRRSFLGLLFLFSLSTSALYFIYSAPGIVNEYLFAVQARSIQIRKNVKTIGAQVLEQVVRGAYSINVTDYSYDFNFSESDAPPTAYLPEGFTFLPSQICPERHSSMKGRLEVNMSEVSLEEVERSLLKHQSSIAPGGYWKPKDCLPRWKVAILVPFRNRHEHLPILLRHLVPVLQKQRLQFAFYVIEQEGTEPFNRAMLFNVGFKEAMKDLDWDCLIFHDVDHLMENDRNYYGCTDMPRHFAVKLNKYSYMLPYHEFFGGVSGLTVKQFKKINGFPNAFWGWGGEDDDLWNRVQFANYTVSRPHGEQGRYMSIPHHHRGEVQFLGRYSLLRHSKERQKVDGLNNLNYSPLISRRPLYTNITVSLSRKLAPVADY, encoded by the exons TGAATGAGTATTTGTTCGCGGTCCAAGCCAGAAGCATTCAGATCAGAAAAAACGTTAAAACCATTGGGGCTCAGGTTTTAGAGCAAGTGGTGAGAGGGGCCTACAGCATCAACGTCACAG ATTATTCCTATGACTTCAACTTCAGTGAGAGCGATGCTCCTCCCACCGCATACCTGCCCGAGGGTTTCACCTTCCTCCCCTCCCAGATTTGCCCTGAGAGGCACTCCTCCATGA AGGGGAGGTTGGAGGTGAACATGAGTGAAGTCTCCCTGGAGGAGGTGGAAAGGTCCTTGCTGAAGCATCAGTCCAGCATAGCTCCAGGAGGCTACTGGAAGCCCAAAGACTGTTTACCTCGCTGGAAG GTGGCGATCCTAGTCCCCTTCAGAAACCGACATGAACACTTACCCATCCTTCTAAGACACTTGGTGCCAGTGCTGCAGAAGCAGAGACTTCAGTTTGCCTTTTATGTCATAGAGCAG gagGGTACAGAGCCATTTAACAGAGCCATGTTGTTTAACGTGGGCTTCAAGGAAGCTATGAAAGACCTGGACTGGGACTGTCTGATCTTCCATGATGTAGACCACCTCATGGAGAATGACAGAAACTACTACGGCTGCACAGACATGCCACGGCACTTTGCAGTCAAACTCAACAAGTACTCTTACAT GCTTCCGTATCATGAGTTCTTTGGCGGTGTCAGTGGCCTGACGGTGAAGCAGttcaaaaagattaatggatTTCCTAATGCGTTCTGGGGTTGGGGAGGAGAGGACGATGACCTCTGGAACAG GGTCCAGTTTGCTAATTACACAGTAAGCAGACCGCATGGAGAACAGGGACGCTACATGTCCATTCCACATCACCATCGTGGAGAAGTGCAGTTTCTTGGAAG gtaTAGCCTACTACGCCACTCTAAAGAGAGACAGAAAGTGGACGGTCTCAACAACTTAAACTACTCCCCCCTAATCTCTAGAAGGCCTCTCTACACCAACATCACAGTCAGCCTGAGCAGAAAGCTTGCACCGGTAGCTGACTACTGA